From Paraburkholderia sabiae, a single genomic window includes:
- the purF gene encoding amidophosphoribosyltransferase: MCGIVGVVSQSPVNQLLYDSLLLLQHRGQDAAGIATANGSTFHMHKANGMVRDVFRTRNMRSLPGTSGIGQVRYPTAGSASSEEEAQPFYVNAPFGIILAHNGNLTNWQQLKDEMFRVDRRHINTNSDTEVMLNVLAHEVQTASSGLQLDPAAMFKAVSGVHRRVRGSYAIVSLISGYGLLGFRDPFGIRPLCIGKLETASGTEWMLASESVAIEGIGFEFVRDVAPGEAIFIDFEGNFHAQQCAPNASLNPCIFELVYLARPDSVLDGVPVYNARLRMGDYLAEKILRELPKDVKIDVVMPIPDSSRPAAMQVAAKLGVEYREGFFKNRYVGRTFIMPGQAVRKKSVRQKLNAMGIEFKGKNVLIVDDSIVRGTTSHEIVQMARDAGASKVIFASAAPPVKFPNVYGIDMPTRSELVAHDRSDEEVARLIGADFLVYQDVDALKNAVRDINPALKEFEASCFDGNYITGDVTSEYLDRIESARLAPSAQSDRDAASEAIDGGAARSQLHLQLSVE; encoded by the coding sequence ATGTGCGGCATCGTAGGCGTAGTTTCCCAGTCTCCCGTCAACCAGTTGCTGTATGACAGCCTGCTGCTGCTGCAGCACCGCGGTCAGGACGCAGCCGGCATCGCCACGGCGAACGGCAGCACTTTCCACATGCACAAGGCGAACGGCATGGTGCGCGACGTGTTCCGCACGCGCAACATGCGCAGCTTGCCCGGCACGAGCGGCATCGGCCAGGTGCGTTATCCGACGGCGGGTTCCGCGTCGAGCGAAGAAGAAGCCCAGCCGTTCTACGTGAACGCGCCGTTCGGCATCATCCTCGCGCACAACGGCAACCTGACCAACTGGCAGCAGCTGAAAGACGAGATGTTCCGCGTCGATCGCCGCCACATCAATACGAATTCCGACACGGAAGTGATGCTCAACGTGCTCGCGCACGAAGTGCAGACGGCCAGCTCGGGCCTGCAACTCGATCCGGCGGCGATGTTCAAGGCCGTGTCGGGCGTGCACCGCCGCGTGCGCGGCTCGTACGCGATCGTGTCGCTGATCTCCGGCTACGGTCTGCTCGGCTTCCGCGACCCGTTCGGCATTCGTCCGCTGTGTATCGGCAAGCTGGAAACGGCGTCGGGCACCGAATGGATGCTCGCATCGGAATCGGTGGCGATCGAAGGCATCGGCTTCGAATTCGTGCGCGACGTGGCGCCGGGTGAAGCGATTTTCATCGACTTCGAAGGCAACTTCCACGCGCAGCAATGCGCGCCGAACGCGAGCCTGAACCCGTGCATTTTCGAACTCGTGTATCTCGCGCGTCCGGATTCGGTGCTCGACGGCGTGCCCGTCTACAACGCGCGTCTGCGCATGGGCGACTATCTCGCCGAGAAGATCCTGCGCGAACTGCCGAAGGACGTGAAGATCGACGTCGTGATGCCGATTCCCGATTCGTCGCGTCCTGCAGCGATGCAGGTTGCCGCGAAGCTCGGCGTCGAGTATCGCGAAGGCTTCTTCAAGAACCGTTATGTGGGCCGCACCTTCATCATGCCGGGCCAGGCGGTGCGCAAGAAGTCGGTGCGCCAGAAGCTGAACGCGATGGGCATCGAGTTCAAGGGCAAGAACGTGCTGATCGTCGACGATTCGATCGTGCGCGGCACCACCTCGCATGAAATCGTGCAGATGGCGCGCGATGCGGGCGCGAGCAAGGTGATTTTCGCGTCGGCCGCGCCGCCCGTGAAGTTCCCCAACGTGTACGGCATCGACATGCCGACGCGCAGCGAACTCGTCGCGCATGACCGTTCGGACGAAGAAGTGGCGCGTCTGATCGGCGCCGACTTCCTCGTCTATCAGGACGTCGACGCGCTGAAGAACGCGGTGCGTGACATCAACCCGGCGCTGAAGGAGTTCGAGGCTTCGTGCTTCGACGGCAACTACATCACGGGCGATGTGACGTCGGAATATCTCGATCGCATCGAATCCGCGCGCCTCGCGCCGTCGGCGCAGTCGGACCGCGACGCGGCAAGCGAAGCGATCGACGGTGGCGCTGCGCGTTCGCAATTGCACCTGCAGTTGTCGGTCGAGTAA
- a CDS encoding O-succinylhomoserine sulfhydrylase produces MDDSLNFDTLAVRSGTLRSEFGEHSEALFLTSSFVFASAAEAAERFKNSEDYYTYSRFSNPTVTMFQERLAALEGGEACMATASGMSAIMSVVMSALQAGDHLVSSRSLFGSTLGMFSQIFSKFGITTTFVDPTDLDAWKNAVRPETKMFFLETPSNPLTEIADIEAISRIAKSANALFVVDNCFCSPALQQPLKLGADVVMHSATKFLDGQGRVLGGALVGSKQFIMEKVFPFVRSAGPTLSAFNAWILLKGLETLSLRVERQSANALEIARWLDQHPSVGRVFYPGLESHPQYEIAKRQQKAGGAIVSFELKGDTPEEMRANAWRVIDSTKICSITGNLGDTRTTITHPATTTHGRVSAEARASAGITEGLVRLAVGLENVDDIRGDLARGL; encoded by the coding sequence ATGGACGATTCCCTGAACTTCGACACACTCGCAGTCCGCTCGGGCACGTTGCGCAGCGAATTCGGCGAACATTCCGAGGCGCTCTTTCTGACGTCGAGCTTTGTCTTTGCGAGCGCCGCAGAAGCCGCCGAGCGCTTTAAGAATTCCGAAGACTATTACACCTACTCTCGCTTCTCGAATCCGACTGTGACGATGTTCCAGGAACGTCTGGCGGCGCTCGAAGGCGGCGAGGCGTGCATGGCGACGGCGTCGGGGATGAGCGCGATCATGTCAGTGGTGATGTCGGCGTTGCAGGCAGGCGATCATCTTGTCAGCTCGCGGAGTCTGTTCGGTTCGACGCTCGGCATGTTCTCGCAGATTTTCAGCAAGTTCGGCATTACGACGACCTTCGTCGATCCGACCGATCTCGACGCATGGAAGAACGCGGTGCGTCCCGAGACGAAGATGTTCTTCCTCGAAACGCCGTCGAACCCGCTGACTGAGATCGCGGATATCGAGGCGATCAGCAGGATCGCGAAGTCGGCGAATGCGCTGTTCGTTGTCGACAACTGTTTCTGCAGTCCGGCGCTGCAACAGCCGCTGAAACTCGGCGCGGACGTCGTGATGCATTCGGCGACCAAGTTCCTCGACGGGCAGGGACGTGTGCTTGGTGGCGCGTTGGTCGGCTCGAAGCAGTTCATCATGGAAAAGGTGTTTCCGTTCGTGCGCAGCGCGGGGCCGACGTTGTCTGCGTTCAATGCGTGGATTTTGCTGAAGGGCCTGGAGACGTTGTCGCTGCGCGTCGAGCGACAGTCGGCGAATGCGCTGGAGATCGCGCGTTGGCTCGATCAGCATCCTTCTGTTGGGCGTGTGTTCTATCCCGGGCTGGAGTCGCATCCGCAGTATGAGATCGCGAAGCGGCAGCAGAAGGCGGGTGGTGCGATTGTGTCGTTCGAACTCAAGGGCGACACGCCCGAGGAGATGCGCGCTAATGCCTGGCGGGTGATCGATAGCACCAAGATCTGCTCGATCACCGGGAATCTTGGTGATACGCGGACGACCATTACGCATCCTGCTACGACGACGCATGGGCGTGTTTCTGCTGAAGCTCGCGCTTCGGCTGGTATTACTGAGGGTTTGGTTCGGCTGGCTGTTGGGCTTGAGAATGTAGATGATATTCGCGGGGATCTCGCCAGGGGTTTGTAG
- a CDS encoding AraC family transcriptional regulator, whose translation MSHVVVDAPSVSLRRYGAVEASDVHDFHQIVLGLDGSMVMAVDGVAHEIDRSAAWLIPAGSRHDYAGVGENRQLVLDLPALSVAVPQRLFDRARAVSIDGSLTQLVSHIAGRATGHIDGDAAWRRFNWDAAARLCAAILEDSGTSDAVPGGGLDFARIDAWLRARLSEPLRIADLAAHCGFGMRRFHQLFIEAFGETPHRYLQRVRLDVSLTLLLDSRRSLTDVALEVGFGDQSAYTHAFTRRFGIAPGQWRGVH comes from the coding sequence ATGAGCCACGTCGTCGTCGACGCGCCCAGCGTTTCCCTGCGCCGTTACGGCGCGGTGGAAGCGTCGGACGTTCACGACTTTCATCAGATCGTGCTGGGTCTCGACGGTTCGATGGTGATGGCCGTCGATGGCGTCGCGCATGAAATCGACCGGTCGGCTGCATGGCTCATTCCAGCGGGTTCGCGGCACGACTACGCGGGTGTCGGCGAGAACCGGCAGCTTGTGCTCGATCTGCCGGCGTTGTCGGTCGCGGTGCCACAGCGTTTGTTTGATCGGGCGCGTGCGGTGTCGATCGATGGATCGCTTACGCAACTCGTATCGCATATCGCGGGTCGCGCGACGGGGCATATCGACGGCGATGCCGCGTGGCGCCGGTTCAATTGGGATGCGGCTGCGAGGTTGTGCGCGGCGATACTCGAAGATTCGGGTACGTCGGATGCTGTGCCGGGCGGCGGTTTGGATTTTGCGCGTATCGATGCGTGGTTGCGGGCGAGATTGTCCGAGCCTTTACGCATTGCCGATCTCGCCGCGCATTGCGGGTTTGGGATGCGGCGGTTTCATCAGCTGTTTATCGAGGCGTTTGGTGAGACACCCCATCGGTATTTGCAGCGGGTTCGGCTTGATGTGTCGTTGACGTTGCTTTTGGATTCGCGTCGGTCGTTGACGGATGTTGCGCTTGAGGTTGGGTTCGGCGATCAGAGCGCCTATACGCATGCGTTTACCCGGCGGTTTGGGATTGCGCCGGGGCAGTGGCGCGGAGTGCACTGA
- a CDS encoding FKBP-type peptidyl-prolyl cis-trans isomerase: MTTVTTESGLKYEDLKEGTGAEAKAGQTVSVHYTGWLTDGQKFDSSKDRNDPFAFVLGGGMVIKGWDEGVQGMKVGGVRKLTIPPQLGYGVRGAGGVIPPNATLVFEVELLDV, translated from the coding sequence ATGACTACTGTCACCACTGAATCGGGCCTCAAGTACGAAGACCTGAAGGAAGGCACGGGCGCGGAAGCGAAGGCCGGCCAGACCGTCAGCGTGCATTACACCGGCTGGCTGACGGACGGCCAGAAGTTCGATTCGAGCAAGGACCGTAACGACCCGTTTGCGTTCGTGCTGGGCGGCGGCATGGTCATCAAGGGCTGGGACGAAGGCGTGCAGGGCATGAAGGTCGGCGGCGTACGCAAGCTGACCATTCCGCCGCAACTCGGCTACGGCGTGCGTGGCGCAGGCGGCGTAATTCCGCCGAACGCGACGCTCGTGTTCGAAGTCGAATTGCTCGACGTCTGA
- a CDS encoding sensor histidine kinase, whose amino-acid sequence MSIVSTSTPSSSGRSEEMPAITERTARRSAETALFMRDHVLSLVSHDLRSPLNAIHSWAYVLDRKIDANDATAQRALEGIRNGVDQQVKLLESIVDTTRAETKALALNRAPFALRPLLDETLGDVREGLAARRGVTLALNTPLADQQMDGDRERLAAALWLLVTFAVEASANGTTVTLDADIDASKFCATVSWQASPAALTDPSLPHVLENFARAQATHPREASRISWVLSLCKRVSDAHDGAFEQGEWADGQPTTLKLRVPLAGA is encoded by the coding sequence ATGTCGATCGTGAGCACATCTACCCCGTCTTCTTCCGGCCGCAGCGAGGAGATGCCTGCCATCACCGAGCGAACCGCGCGGCGCAGCGCCGAAACGGCGCTCTTCATGCGCGATCATGTGCTGTCGCTGGTGTCGCACGACCTGCGCAGCCCGTTGAACGCGATTCATAGCTGGGCCTATGTGCTCGACCGCAAGATCGATGCAAACGACGCCACCGCGCAACGCGCGCTCGAAGGTATCCGGAATGGTGTCGACCAGCAGGTGAAGCTACTCGAATCGATCGTCGACACGACGCGCGCCGAAACCAAAGCGCTCGCGTTGAACCGCGCGCCGTTCGCGTTGCGTCCATTGCTCGACGAAACGCTCGGCGATGTGCGCGAAGGGCTCGCGGCGCGGCGCGGTGTCACGCTCGCGCTGAACACACCGCTCGCCGACCAGCAGATGGACGGCGACCGCGAGCGCCTCGCCGCCGCGCTGTGGCTGCTCGTCACGTTCGCAGTGGAAGCGAGCGCGAATGGCACGACCGTGACGCTCGACGCCGATATCGATGCCTCGAAGTTCTGCGCCACCGTTTCCTGGCAGGCGTCGCCCGCCGCACTGACCGACCCGTCGTTGCCTCACGTGCTCGAAAATTTCGCGCGTGCGCAAGCCACGCACCCGCGCGAAGCCAGCCGCATTTCATGGGTGCTGAGTCTCTGCAAGCGCGTGTCGGACGCACACGACGGCGCGTTCGAGCAGGGCGAATGGGCGGACGGCCAACCGACCACGCTCAAGCTGCGCGTGCCGCTCGCCGGCGCGTGA
- a CDS encoding hemolysin family protein yields MIQVVALIGALLLVALNGFFVAAEFGLVKLRQTRVRTLAEKHGLRGKLLATVHGRLDAYLSACQLGITLASLGLGWIGEPAFAELLNPVFHVLGIQNENLIHGISLFFAFTCISFLHIVVGELAPKSLAIRQAEQISLWVAMPLYGFYWAMYPAIWVLNTSANAVLRIAGLASDHGGDTHYSTEELKLILRGRRASVTNELDAPEDAYSQDEWNTIAHSLDFSRMTVSDLMRPAHELVSLRRDLPWRDNMQIVARHRFSRYPLLEDATGERVAGTIHLKDLLLARHAGSTLDDLSRYVRPVQYVKPEMPALELFRRFRKGAPHLALVGRKNAKPIGFLTLDNLLGALVGQIHDEFRQGDADWTRMDDGTLMGKGSLPVVSLERALGIDIDEGSAESVGGLVINALGDLPEEGQRVEFDRFDVVVKRMKGPRIVLVRVYPKVFDDEGG; encoded by the coding sequence TTGATCCAGGTCGTCGCCCTCATTGGCGCGTTGTTGCTCGTTGCCCTCAACGGTTTCTTTGTCGCTGCCGAATTCGGTCTCGTGAAGCTGCGGCAGACACGCGTGCGAACGCTCGCGGAGAAGCATGGCTTGCGCGGCAAGCTGCTCGCAACAGTGCATGGCCGGCTGGATGCCTATCTGTCCGCGTGCCAGCTGGGTATCACGCTCGCGTCGCTCGGGTTAGGCTGGATCGGCGAACCGGCGTTTGCCGAACTGCTGAACCCGGTGTTCCATGTGCTCGGCATCCAGAACGAGAACCTGATACACGGCATCTCGCTGTTCTTCGCGTTCACGTGTATTTCGTTTCTGCACATCGTGGTCGGCGAACTGGCGCCGAAGTCGCTGGCCATCCGCCAGGCCGAACAGATTTCGCTGTGGGTCGCGATGCCGCTCTACGGCTTCTACTGGGCGATGTATCCGGCCATCTGGGTGCTCAACACCAGCGCGAACGCCGTGCTGCGCATCGCCGGTCTCGCGTCCGATCACGGCGGCGACACGCATTACTCGACGGAAGAACTCAAGCTGATTCTGCGCGGCCGCCGCGCGAGCGTGACGAACGAACTCGACGCGCCGGAAGACGCCTACTCACAGGACGAATGGAACACGATCGCGCATTCGCTCGATTTCTCGCGCATGACCGTGTCCGACCTGATGCGGCCGGCACATGAACTCGTGAGCCTGCGCCGCGATCTGCCGTGGCGCGACAACATGCAGATCGTCGCGCGCCATCGTTTCAGCCGTTATCCGCTGCTCGAAGATGCGACGGGCGAACGTGTCGCGGGCACGATCCATCTGAAGGACTTGCTGCTCGCGCGCCACGCGGGCAGCACGCTCGACGACCTGTCGCGCTACGTGCGTCCCGTGCAGTACGTGAAGCCGGAAATGCCCGCGCTCGAACTGTTCCGGCGCTTTCGCAAGGGCGCGCCGCATCTCGCGCTGGTCGGCAGGAAGAATGCGAAGCCGATCGGCTTTCTCACGCTCGACAACCTGCTCGGCGCGCTGGTCGGTCAGATTCACGACGAATTCCGTCAAGGTGATGCCGACTGGACGCGCATGGACGACGGCACGCTGATGGGCAAGGGCAGTTTGCCCGTGGTGTCGCTGGAGCGCGCTCTCGGTATCGATATCGACGAAGGCAGCGCGGAGTCGGTCGGCGGTCTCGTGATCAACGCGCTCGGCGATCTGCCCGAAGAAGGGCAGCGCGTGGAGTTCGACCGTTTCGACGTGGTCGTCAAGCGAATGAAGGGGCCGCGTATCGTGCTCGTGCGCGTCTATCCGAAGGTCTTTGACGACGAAGGCGGCTGA
- the treY gene encoding malto-oligosyltrehalose synthase produces the protein MTVPRATLRLQFHRDFTFDDALAHVDYFAALGVSHLYASPITTATPGSMHGYDTVDYGQVSAECGGEHGLRRLADKLHELGMGLIVDVVPNHMGMSKHNAWWQDILEWGRHSAFARYFDVDWHSPDPALRGKVLMPVLGASYGDELFAGRIALRFDADNGRFNIVYAEHECPVCPIDYAAILQSADRADLSALADRFAPVTTQPADHPRAAEGREALREFVRQNGASALEFVLEAYSPDDPVTRDRLHRLIERQHFRLAWWRTASDEVNWRRFFDISTLAAVRVERAEVFDAVHALIFRLYAEGVIDGLRIDHIDGLAEPREYAQRLRQRLSELREGTTPYIVVEKILARGEALRDDWPVDGTTGYDFMNDAGALLHDPAGAAPLADAWAELSGRPANFADEALPARRKILAENLPAELDRVSRALHRLARDSITTRDFTYTAIRRVTNELAAHFPVYRIYPQNGLRSAADNVYFDVALDAARQTLSRADHGVLARVDAWLGSGVDENGNGRGAAYSAQANGNANPFNHTASARRTVQTLFSQLTAPVAAKAIEDTACYRYGRLLSRCEVGADPGEFALSVEAFHAGNQERARRFPHAMLATATHDHKRGEDTRARLAVLSEIADEWVATLRAWTTLNTPHRRALNGNADDWAPGPAAEAMLYQTLVGCWPPGLSSDDEAGIKALAERVAQWQLKALREAKLRTTWLAPDEAFEDGCREFLFDILAPQRRDGFLRELSDFVARIGRAGVVNSLQQTVLRLASPGVPDLYQGTELWDFSLVDPDNRRPVDFSQRQRMLAEARPSDYLANWRDGRVKLAINQRMLALRMQIPELLSNGSYLPLTVQGKHAERVIAFARRQGNCWAVVIATRLSMALLDADSALPLVDPIAWDETAVQMPEELFGRALFDWLSPAAPKVEDTGLLYLREALTTMPVAVLVEDGVPRV, from the coding sequence ATGACTGTTCCGCGCGCCACGCTCCGACTCCAGTTTCATCGCGACTTCACATTCGACGATGCGCTCGCGCACGTCGACTATTTCGCCGCGCTCGGCGTGAGCCATCTGTACGCTTCGCCGATCACGACAGCCACGCCGGGCTCGATGCACGGCTACGACACGGTCGATTACGGCCAGGTGAGCGCCGAATGCGGCGGCGAACACGGCCTGCGACGCCTCGCCGACAAGCTGCACGAACTCGGCATGGGCCTGATCGTCGACGTCGTGCCGAACCACATGGGCATGAGCAAACACAACGCGTGGTGGCAGGACATACTCGAATGGGGCCGCCATAGCGCGTTTGCGCGCTACTTCGATGTCGATTGGCACTCGCCCGACCCGGCGTTGCGCGGCAAGGTGCTGATGCCCGTGCTCGGCGCGTCGTATGGCGACGAACTGTTCGCGGGCCGCATCGCGCTGCGTTTCGATGCCGACAACGGACGCTTCAACATCGTGTATGCCGAGCACGAGTGCCCCGTGTGCCCGATCGATTACGCGGCTATCCTGCAATCGGCGGATCGCGCCGATCTGAGCGCGCTCGCCGACCGTTTCGCGCCCGTCACGACCCAGCCCGCCGACCACCCGCGCGCCGCCGAAGGCCGCGAAGCGTTGCGCGAGTTCGTGCGGCAGAACGGCGCGTCGGCGCTCGAGTTCGTGCTCGAAGCGTATTCGCCGGACGATCCTGTCACGCGCGACCGTCTGCATCGGCTGATCGAGCGGCAGCATTTCAGGCTCGCGTGGTGGCGCACGGCATCGGACGAAGTGAACTGGCGGCGCTTCTTCGATATCAGCACGCTCGCGGCGGTGCGCGTCGAGCGCGCCGAGGTGTTCGACGCCGTGCACGCGCTGATCTTCCGGCTCTATGCAGAAGGCGTGATCGACGGTTTGCGCATCGATCACATCGACGGGCTGGCCGAGCCGCGCGAATACGCGCAGCGGCTGCGTCAGCGGCTCTCGGAACTGCGCGAAGGCACGACGCCGTATATCGTCGTCGAAAAGATTCTCGCGCGCGGCGAAGCGCTGCGCGACGACTGGCCCGTGGACGGCACGACGGGCTACGACTTCATGAACGATGCGGGCGCGCTGCTGCACGATCCCGCGGGCGCCGCGCCGCTCGCCGACGCGTGGGCGGAACTGAGCGGCCGCCCCGCGAATTTCGCCGACGAAGCGCTGCCCGCGCGGCGCAAGATTCTCGCCGAGAATCTGCCCGCGGAACTCGACCGCGTGTCGCGCGCACTGCATCGGCTGGCGCGCGACAGCATCACCACGCGCGATTTCACTTACACGGCCATTCGCCGCGTGACCAATGAACTGGCCGCGCACTTTCCCGTCTATCGCATCTATCCGCAAAATGGCCTGCGCAGCGCCGCCGACAACGTGTATTTCGACGTCGCGCTCGATGCCGCGAGACAGACGCTGTCGCGTGCCGATCATGGCGTGCTCGCGCGCGTCGATGCGTGGCTCGGCAGCGGCGTGGACGAGAACGGCAACGGACGCGGCGCGGCATATTCAGCGCAGGCAAACGGCAATGCTAATCCGTTCAATCACACGGCGTCGGCGCGACGCACGGTGCAGACGCTGTTCTCGCAGCTGACGGCGCCCGTCGCCGCGAAGGCGATCGAAGATACCGCGTGCTATCGCTATGGACGTCTGCTGTCGCGCTGCGAAGTGGGCGCAGATCCGGGCGAGTTCGCGCTGTCGGTCGAGGCGTTTCATGCGGGCAATCAGGAACGCGCGCGGCGCTTTCCACACGCGATGCTCGCGACGGCGACGCACGATCACAAGCGCGGCGAAGACACGCGCGCGCGGCTTGCCGTGCTGAGCGAAATCGCCGATGAGTGGGTCGCGACGCTGCGCGCATGGACGACGTTGAACACGCCGCATCGCCGTGCTTTGAACGGCAATGCCGATGACTGGGCGCCCGGCCCGGCGGCGGAGGCGATGCTGTATCAGACGCTGGTGGGCTGCTGGCCGCCCGGTCTTTCATCCGACGACGAAGCGGGCATCAAGGCACTCGCCGAGCGCGTCGCGCAATGGCAACTGAAGGCGCTGCGCGAAGCGAAGCTGCGCACCACCTGGCTCGCGCCCGACGAAGCCTTCGAAGACGGTTGCCGCGAGTTTCTGTTCGACATACTCGCGCCGCAGCGCCGCGACGGATTTCTGCGCGAACTGAGCGATTTCGTTGCGCGTATCGGTCGGGCAGGTGTGGTGAACAGCTTGCAGCAGACGGTGTTGCGTCTTGCGTCGCCGGGTGTGCCCGATCTTTATCAGGGCACCGAACTATGGGACTTCAGCCTCGTCGATCCTGACAACCGGCGTCCCGTCGATTTTTCACAGCGTCAGCGGATGCTCGCGGAAGCGCGGCCTTCCGACTATCTCGCCAACTGGCGCGACGGCCGCGTGAAGCTCGCGATCAATCAGCGAATGCTCGCACTTCGGATGCAGATTCCGGAATTGCTTAGCAACGGCAGCTATCTGCCGCTTACGGTGCAAGGCAAGCATGCGGAACGCGTGATCGCGTTCGCGCGGCGTCAGGGCAACTGCTGGGCTGTCGTGATCGCAACGCGTCTTTCGATGGCGCTGCTCGATGCGGACAGCGCTTTGCCGCTGGTCGACCCCATCGCGTGGGACGAAACGGCCGTGCAGATGCCCGAAGAACTGTTCGGGCGCGCGCTGTTCGACTGGCTGAGCCCCGCCGCGCCGAAGGTCGAGGATACGGGGCTGCTCTATTTGCGCGAAGCGCTGACGACGATGCCCGTTGCCGTGCTCGTCGAGGATGGTGTGCCGCGCGTGTGA